A region of bacterium DNA encodes the following proteins:
- a CDS encoding zinc ribbon domain-containing protein codes for MTPLRTIAVLLCLSVVVATAESLVCPVCGEVSPEENLYCATCGTRLCAEAMHAKGAVVAVRVDTDLRWRVPDIKPGLTEVSPPRYPGSGFVVDEEGHVVTSAEFLTGWRIVWVRTV; via the coding sequence ATGACCCCGCTCCGGACGATCGCGGTTCTGCTCTGCCTTTCGGTCGTGGTCGCCACGGCCGAAAGCTTGGTATGCCCCGTCTGCGGCGAGGTCTCACCGGAGGAGAACCTCTACTGCGCCACCTGCGGCACCCGCCTCTGCGCGGAGGCCATGCACGCCAAGGGGGCCGTGGTCGCCGTCCGGGTGGATACCGATCTCCGCTGGCGCGTGCCCGACATAAAGCCGGGGCTCACCGAGGTCTCGCCCCCGCGCTACCCCGGGTCCGGCTTCGTCGTGGACGAGGAGGGCCACGTTGTGACCAGCGCCGAGTTCCTCACCGGCTGGCGCATAGTCTGGGTGCGCACCGTAG